The Streptomyces seoulensis genome contains a region encoding:
- a CDS encoding glycosyltransferase: MNEPNAATAPATLPEPPARGALATVDTLTYTDASAYTVTVVVAAYNASATLDRALRSALSQTHRNLEVLVLDDASTDGTLAVAHRYAEKDPRVQVVVRTRNSGGVGSPRNHGIEIATGQYLMFLDADDELPHRACETLLASALATGADITAGRAIRVNLDKGENTVWQPQLYGADRTVEGGLTAMPELFEDPIAAAKLYRTEFLHEHGIRFPQGVHFEDTYFSTLASYFAGTISLLTTPVYRWIWERESDTPSLTNRRGELRSIRDRVLVHQWTDDFLARQGADELIARKAAKFLSHDLGLYMGPLRAGDDAYREGFLRATGPYLRTLPDDCWDLCGPLERVRGFALMQGRPDLALTAADFTQRRPVLSSDLVERDGKVFWSGSLLGRPDAERFLDVTDLDLTGGRLSDARLFNQATRLEITGGELHLTGFIRNQFGRIGAKDKLELVAVLRCRGPKTDHTFPVTGIEVDEEHIRYHATISLDTTLGASERAAVWNLLVQVRHAGERATTAVCVRGVDIEAERFTGGAGTYEMYETVSGNLALRPETREQQSRTDRRGTPWTWWTGQRLPEPFARRERFGAAVVVHCHNDEYNLPEFLGSLDTQRDFAGTQVVLVDDGSTDATAHQIEEFAARWPNVTVVSQIAMGMRAAFDHGLRHVTAPYVMFARARDILGQDSVHRLLHAARAAKADVVVGRSDNFPEPSRADGEAWARYFGPTPAEVERLRDAPYLVFSTSLSAKLLRTSLVREERLRCGQGPGFEDAWLAVPALLHARRVTIAPDVTCYERDGEQHDSLFDLPWNDPVKTQELIRLCRYVLRRAAGLDPRTLRLAQRFVVRTFQPYLRNLHRIMSRAELATVFPALCQVYADIPDDLVLQYATAGLARTQHHAVRTANLDLFCDPYTAPDFRPHLHLDEQGLFRRLDVDRADTALLRVDRHRFVLETCHVEAEQIVFEGLMVLSGVDISHLFDNRLELVLSDGSTEKAVPVGQVYRRDRWRTRKEQDWYSGWRAVVRPEDFGSLDNRDLTLTLRVHDGDRHLDAPVDSRQMLHRFKGVHRAGRATVILDIDADEQITLRRVAGAGKRLTHKTKRFFTAFRMALPGRPGWRTRMLYWLFHPWLRGKDIWIIGEREDTAQDNSYHLFKWIRTNERRRRVYYAINGTAADRAKVAPMGRVIDRLSWRYRVYLLHASRLINAYDLEAYLGFPGLSKRAFLTGYGDLLRYKRVFLQHGVVYNDVAPSIHAQVTNVDMVLTTGRSERAYYAEHCGYGYDRVAATGLPRFDALEPVRGPRRVLVMPTWRRDIVAPSYNKAAKPEIPFAASEYYRFFSALLRDERLLAALQRHDVQLEFMPHYEIRPYLKHFRIDHPSITVSTTGRDVQLAMRECSMLVTDYSSVFFDVAYMGKPIVYTNFDDESFYSKHYKRGYFDLGRDGFGPACATVDQAVEEIIGSIERGFEVEPQYRRRAEEFFVLRDTNNCRRAYDVIASMDAAMAGDTGQPSAPLVMGRPEPQQVGR, from the coding sequence ATGAACGAACCGAACGCAGCCACCGCACCCGCCACGCTTCCGGAGCCCCCCGCGCGGGGGGCTCTCGCCACCGTGGACACGCTCACCTACACCGACGCCTCCGCGTACACCGTCACGGTCGTGGTCGCCGCCTACAACGCGAGCGCCACCCTCGACCGGGCCCTGCGGTCCGCGCTGAGCCAGACCCACCGCAACCTGGAGGTGCTGGTCCTGGACGACGCGTCCACCGACGGCACCCTCGCGGTCGCCCACCGGTACGCGGAGAAGGACCCCCGGGTCCAGGTCGTGGTCCGTACCCGCAACAGCGGCGGCGTGGGCTCCCCGCGCAACCACGGCATCGAGATCGCCACCGGCCAGTACCTGATGTTCCTCGACGCCGACGACGAACTGCCGCACCGGGCCTGCGAGACGCTGCTCGCCTCCGCGCTGGCCACCGGCGCCGACATCACCGCCGGACGGGCGATCCGCGTCAACCTCGACAAGGGCGAGAACACCGTCTGGCAGCCGCAGCTCTACGGCGCCGACCGCACCGTGGAGGGCGGCCTCACGGCCATGCCCGAGCTGTTCGAGGACCCCATCGCGGCGGCCAAGCTGTACCGCACGGAGTTCCTGCACGAGCACGGCATCCGCTTCCCGCAGGGCGTCCACTTCGAGGACACCTACTTCTCCACCCTCGCCTCCTACTTCGCCGGTACCATCAGCCTGCTCACCACCCCGGTCTACCGGTGGATCTGGGAGCGCGAGTCGGACACCCCGTCGCTGACCAACCGGCGCGGCGAACTGCGCAGCATCCGCGACCGGGTCCTCGTGCACCAGTGGACCGACGACTTCCTCGCCCGGCAGGGCGCCGACGAGCTGATCGCCCGCAAGGCGGCCAAGTTCCTCTCCCACGACCTCGGGCTGTACATGGGCCCCCTGCGCGCGGGCGACGACGCCTACCGCGAGGGCTTCCTGCGCGCCACGGGGCCCTATCTGCGCACGCTTCCCGACGACTGCTGGGACCTGTGCGGACCGCTGGAGCGGGTGCGTGGCTTCGCGCTCATGCAGGGCCGGCCGGACCTGGCGCTGACCGCCGCCGACTTCACCCAGCGGCGCCCGGTGCTCAGCTCCGACCTGGTGGAGCGCGACGGCAAGGTCTTCTGGTCCGGCTCGCTGCTCGGCCGCCCGGACGCCGAGCGCTTCCTCGACGTCACCGACCTGGACCTGACCGGCGGCCGGCTCTCGGACGCCCGGCTGTTCAACCAGGCCACCCGGCTGGAGATCACCGGCGGCGAACTCCACCTCACGGGCTTCATCCGCAACCAGTTCGGCCGGATCGGCGCCAAGGACAAGCTCGAACTCGTCGCCGTGCTGCGCTGCCGGGGCCCGAAGACCGACCACACCTTCCCGGTCACCGGCATCGAGGTGGACGAGGAGCACATCCGCTACCACGCCACGATCTCCCTGGACACGACCCTCGGCGCCTCCGAGCGCGCGGCGGTGTGGAACCTGCTCGTCCAGGTGCGGCACGCGGGGGAGCGCGCGACCACGGCGGTCTGCGTGCGCGGCGTCGACATCGAGGCGGAGCGCTTCACCGGCGGCGCGGGCACGTACGAGATGTACGAGACCGTCAGCGGCAACCTCGCCCTGCGCCCGGAGACCAGGGAGCAGCAGTCCCGGACCGACCGGCGCGGCACGCCCTGGACCTGGTGGACCGGACAGCGGCTGCCGGAGCCGTTCGCCCGCCGTGAGCGCTTCGGTGCCGCCGTGGTCGTCCACTGCCACAACGACGAGTACAACCTGCCCGAGTTCCTCGGCTCGCTCGACACCCAGCGCGACTTCGCGGGCACCCAGGTGGTGCTGGTGGACGACGGCTCCACCGATGCCACCGCCCACCAGATCGAGGAGTTCGCGGCGCGCTGGCCGAACGTCACGGTCGTCTCCCAGATCGCCATGGGGATGCGCGCCGCGTTCGACCACGGGCTGCGCCACGTGACCGCGCCGTACGTCATGTTCGCCCGCGCCCGCGACATCCTCGGCCAGGACAGCGTGCACCGGCTGCTGCACGCCGCCCGCGCCGCCAAGGCGGACGTGGTGGTGGGCCGCAGCGACAACTTCCCCGAGCCGAGCCGGGCCGACGGCGAGGCGTGGGCGCGCTACTTCGGGCCGACGCCCGCCGAGGTGGAGCGGCTCCGCGACGCGCCGTACCTGGTGTTCTCCACCAGTCTGAGCGCCAAGCTGCTGCGCACCAGCCTGGTCCGCGAGGAGCGGCTGCGCTGCGGGCAGGGCCCCGGCTTCGAGGACGCCTGGCTGGCCGTGCCCGCCCTGCTGCACGCCCGCCGGGTGACCATCGCGCCGGACGTCACCTGTTACGAGCGCGACGGCGAGCAGCACGACTCGCTCTTCGACCTGCCGTGGAACGACCCGGTCAAGACGCAGGAGCTGATCCGGCTGTGCCGGTACGTCCTCAGGCGGGCCGCGGGCCTCGACCCGCGCACCCTGCGTCTGGCCCAGCGGTTCGTGGTGCGCACCTTCCAGCCGTATCTGCGCAACCTGCACCGCATCATGAGCCGCGCCGAACTCGCCACCGTCTTCCCGGCGTTGTGCCAGGTCTACGCGGACATCCCGGACGACCTGGTCCTGCAGTACGCCACGGCGGGGCTCGCGCGCACCCAGCACCACGCGGTGCGCACGGCGAACCTCGACCTGTTCTGCGACCCGTACACCGCGCCCGACTTCCGGCCCCACCTCCATCTGGACGAGCAGGGCCTGTTCCGCAGGCTCGACGTGGACCGGGCGGACACCGCGCTGCTGCGTGTGGACCGGCACCGGTTCGTGCTGGAGACCTGCCACGTCGAGGCGGAGCAGATCGTCTTCGAGGGCCTGATGGTCCTCTCGGGCGTCGACATCTCCCATCTCTTCGACAACCGGCTCGAACTCGTCCTCTCCGACGGCAGCACCGAGAAGGCCGTGCCCGTCGGCCAGGTGTACCGGCGCGACCGCTGGCGCACGCGCAAGGAGCAGGACTGGTACAGCGGCTGGCGTGCCGTCGTGCGGCCCGAGGACTTCGGCTCGCTGGACAACCGCGACCTCACGCTCACCCTGCGCGTGCACGACGGCGACCGGCACCTGGACGCCCCGGTGGACTCGCGTCAGATGCTGCACCGCTTCAAGGGCGTGCACCGCGCGGGCCGGGCCACCGTGATCCTGGACATCGACGCCGACGAACAGATCACGCTGCGCCGGGTCGCCGGTGCGGGCAAGCGGCTCACCCATAAGACGAAACGTTTCTTTACCGCGTTCCGCATGGCCCTGCCCGGCCGCCCCGGCTGGCGCACCCGGATGCTCTACTGGCTCTTCCATCCCTGGCTGCGCGGCAAGGACATCTGGATCATCGGTGAGCGCGAGGACACCGCGCAGGACAACTCGTACCACCTGTTCAAGTGGATCCGGACCAACGAGCGCCGGCGCAGGGTGTACTACGCCATCAACGGCACCGCCGCCGACCGCGCCAAGGTGGCCCCCATGGGCCGGGTGATCGACCGCCTGTCCTGGAGGTACCGGGTCTACCTGCTGCACGCGAGTAGGCTGATCAACGCCTACGACCTGGAGGCCTACCTCGGCTTCCCCGGCCTGTCCAAGCGCGCCTTCCTCACCGGCTACGGCGATCTGCTGCGCTACAAGCGGGTCTTCCTCCAGCACGGCGTGGTCTACAACGACGTGGCACCCTCCATCCATGCCCAGGTCACCAACGTCGACATGGTGCTGACCACCGGACGCAGCGAACGCGCCTACTACGCCGAGCACTGCGGCTACGGCTACGACCGCGTCGCCGCCACCGGCCTGCCGCGCTTCGACGCGCTGGAGCCGGTGCGCGGACCGCGCCGCGTCCTGGTCATGCCCACCTGGCGGCGCGACATCGTGGCGCCCTCGTACAACAAGGCGGCCAAGCCGGAGATCCCGTTCGCGGCCTCCGAGTACTACCGCTTCTTCTCGGCGCTGCTGCGCGACGAGCGGCTGCTCGCGGCGCTCCAACGGCACGACGTGCAGCTTGAGTTCATGCCGCACTACGAGATCCGGCCGTATCTGAAGCACTTCCGTATCGACCATCCGTCGATCACGGTCTCCACCACCGGGCGCGACGTCCAGCTCGCGATGCGCGAGTGCTCGATGCTCGTCACCGACTATTCGTCGGTGTTCTTCGACGTGGCCTACATGGGCAAGCCGATCGTCTACACCAACTTCGACGACGAGAGCTTCTACAGCAAGCACTACAAGCGCGGCTACTTCGACCTGGGCCGGGACGGCTTCGGTCCCGCCTGCGCCACCGTGGACCAGGCGGTCGAGGAGATCATCGGCTCCATCGAGCGCGGCTTCGAGGTCGAGCCGCAGTACCGGCGCCGTGCGGAGGAGTTCTTCGTCCTGCGCGACACCAACAACTGCCGCCGCGCCTATGACGTGATCGCCAGCATGGACGCCGCCATGGCGGGCGACACCGGGCAGCCCTCCGCGCCGCTCGTCATGGGCCGCCCGGAACCACAGCAGGTGGGGAGGTGA
- a CDS encoding CDP-alcohol phosphatidyltransferase family protein — MAELSLRAVQKLTCKKRDAWWTVFLVDPMATRLLMVVARFRFITPDGVTWAALFVGLASAGFFLKGDTTSLVIGALLYHFSFVLDCIDGKLARLKGNGSVFGGWLDYVFDRIRVLACALALMGGQYLRTDDPRFLLAAIGVVFLDMLRYLDALQIYKMRQSMRAKLERTAAERAAAERAERDARGEGRLVFMEDLLRDNPATSVETLRAEAEAPVVDLHEQFRDQFPWYTRVRRAMLRTRIRPHLFSGIEFQMFVFIVGPLLGRILWTTAASAALLLAFELFIMYKFWLSTRDFNRVVRDMATTPSAAAPDPAAAWTGPASVPAWTTPDVPLAAGIPGQAQHGVEDRFPSREERLGFPHHEQYQQYESYEQYQPHHEHHEQYQDHTSYEPYQQPSEPAHASWFEPYGDPHPDPYAQHPSPQYPEYPTRPHAQPQPWADGGFAR; from the coding sequence ATGGCCGAGCTGTCGCTGCGGGCGGTACAGAAGCTGACCTGTAAGAAGCGCGATGCCTGGTGGACCGTGTTCCTGGTCGACCCGATGGCCACGCGCCTGCTGATGGTGGTGGCCCGCTTCCGGTTCATCACCCCCGACGGGGTCACCTGGGCCGCCCTCTTCGTCGGACTCGCCTCGGCGGGCTTCTTCCTGAAGGGCGACACCACCTCCCTCGTCATCGGCGCGCTGCTCTACCACTTCAGCTTCGTCCTCGACTGCATCGACGGAAAGCTGGCCCGCCTCAAGGGCAACGGCTCGGTCTTCGGCGGCTGGCTCGACTACGTCTTCGACCGCATCCGCGTGCTGGCCTGCGCCCTCGCGCTGATGGGCGGTCAGTATCTGCGCACCGACGACCCGCGCTTCCTGCTGGCCGCGATCGGCGTCGTCTTCCTCGACATGCTGCGCTACCTGGACGCCCTGCAGATCTACAAGATGCGCCAGTCCATGCGCGCCAAGCTCGAACGGACCGCGGCGGAGCGGGCCGCGGCCGAGCGCGCCGAGCGTGACGCCCGCGGCGAGGGCCGGCTGGTCTTCATGGAGGACCTGCTGCGCGACAACCCGGCCACCTCCGTGGAGACACTCCGCGCGGAGGCCGAGGCCCCGGTCGTCGACCTGCACGAGCAGTTCCGGGACCAGTTCCCCTGGTACACCCGCGTCCGCCGGGCCATGCTGCGCACCCGGATACGTCCGCACCTGTTCAGCGGCATCGAGTTCCAGATGTTCGTGTTCATCGTCGGCCCGCTGCTCGGCCGCATCCTGTGGACCACCGCCGCCTCGGCCGCCTTGCTGCTGGCCTTCGAGCTGTTCATCATGTACAAGTTCTGGCTCTCCACGCGGGACTTCAACCGGGTCGTACGGGACATGGCGACCACGCCGTCCGCCGCCGCCCCGGACCCCGCGGCCGCCTGGACCGGGCCCGCCTCCGTCCCCGCCTGGACCACGCCCGACGTCCCGCTCGCCGCGGGCATCCCCGGCCAGGCGCAGCACGGGGTGGAGGACCGCTTCCCGTCCCGCGAGGAACGCCTCGGCTTCCCGCACCACGAGCAGTACCAGCAGTACGAGTCCTACGAGCAGTACCAGCCGCACCACGAGCACCACGAGCAGTACCAGGACCACACGTCGTACGAGCCGTATCAGCAGCCCTCCGAGCCGGCCCACGCCTCCTGGTTCGAGCCCTACGGCGATCCCCACCCCGACCCGTACGCCCAGCACCCGTCCCCGCAGTACCCCGAGTACCCGACCCGGCCCCACGCCCAGCCTCAGCCCTGGGCGGACGGGGGATTCGCGCGATGA